Proteins encoded within one genomic window of Panicum virgatum strain AP13 chromosome 1N, P.virgatum_v5, whole genome shotgun sequence:
- the LOC120654208 gene encoding E3 ubiquitin-protein ligase PUB22-like, with translation MEEPPHLFLCPISMELMDDPVTVSTGVTYDRRSIEQWIFGYGRPTCPATMQPLANLDLTPNHTLKRVIGSWLDRGSPSTSASSSPSPSSLSSPAHELATPLARMLEAERLRSALADLEETPFKVTALKNMGARMAGDVAMQCEFVSSGGIQAVARVMAQALAESAAGGDFSAFTACEEAAAVLALLPLADAASVSFVLEPECMRPVMALLQRGSAEARLHAMDIVTKISNAGAGDWTAGIEVDDVLKSLLELLSDEVSTRLSSRALDVLLDVVERSRNGPAKAVEVGAVHVLVELLADADDRHDAERILLLLKRLCKCPEGRLAFAENDLSVAAVAKTMLRVSQLATQLAVKVLWLVSVVAPSEKVLEDMVVTGAVAKLLGLLHVETPPATKQKTVRMVRINGEFWRQYACFPTDLKDYLRLLN, from the coding sequence ATGGAGGAGCCCCCTCACCTGTTCCTGTGCCCCATCTCCATGGAGCTCATGGACGACCCCGTCACGGTCTCCACCGGCGTCACCTACGACCGCCGCAGCATCGAGCAGTGGATCTTCGGGTACGGCCGGCCGACGTGCCCGGCCACCATGCAGCCGCTCGCGAACCTTGACCTCACGCCCAACCACACCCTCAAGCGCGTCATCGGATCCTGGCTCGACCGCggctcgccgtcgacgtcggcttcctcgtcgccgtcgccgtcgtcattGTCGAGCCCGGCCCACGAGCTGGCCACGCCGCTGGCACGGATGCTGGAGGCGGAGCGGCTGCGGTCGGCGCTGGCCGACCTCGAGGAGACGCCGTTCAAGGTGACCGCGCTCAAGAACATGGGGGCCCGCATGGCCGGCGACGTGGCCATGCAGTGCGAGTTCGTGTCCTCGGGCGGGATCCAGGCGGTCGCCCGGGTCATGGCGCAGGCGCTCGCGGAGAGCGCCGCGGGCGGCGACTTCTCCGCCTTCACGGCGTgcgaggaggccgccgcggtGCTCGCCCTGCTCCCGCTCGCGGACGCGGCGTCGGTGAGCTTCGTCCTCGAGCCGGAGTGCATGAGGCCGGTGATGGCATTGCTCCAGCGCGGCAGCGCCGAGGCGAGGCTGCACGCCATGGACATCGTAACCAAGATCTCCAATGCGGGCGCCGGAGACTGGACCGCCGGCATCGAGGTTGACGACGTGCTCAAGTCCCTCCTAGAGCTCCTGTCCGACGAGGTCTCCACGAGGCTCAGCTCCCGCGCGCTCGACGTGCTCCTCGACGTCGTGGAGCGGTCGCGGAACGGGCCCGCCAAGGCCGTGGAGGTCGGCGCGGTGCACGTCCTCGTCGAGCtcctcgccgacgccgacgaccgCCACGACGCCGAGCGGATACTGCTGCTGCTCAAGCGCCTGTGCAAGTGCCCCGAGGGCCGCCTGGCCTTCGCGGAGAACGACCTGTCGGTGGCGGCCGTGGCGAAGACGATGCTGCGGGTGTCGCAGCTGGCCACCCAGCTAGCCGTCAAGGTGCTGTGGCTCGTGTCCGTGGTGGCGCCCTCGGAGAAGGTCCTGGAGGACATGGTGGTGACCGGCGcagtggcgaagctgctgggcCTGCTGCACGTCGAGACCCCGCCGGCCACGAAGCAGAAGACAGTGAGGATGGTGAGAATCAATGGGGAGTTCTGGCGGCAGTACGCCTGCTTCCCTACCGATCTCAAGGATTACCTGCGGCTGCTCAACTGA
- the LOC120656862 gene encoding AP-2 complex subunit mu, producing the protein MPVAASAIYFLNLRGDVLINRLYRDDVGGNMVDAFRMHIMQTKELGTCPVRQIGGCSFLYMRISNVYIVIVVSSNANVACAFKFVVEAVALFKSYFGGAFDEDAIRNNFVLIYELLDEIMDFGYPQNLSPEILKLYITQEGVRSPFSSKASDKPVPNATLQVTGAVGWRREGLMYKKNEVFLDIVESVNLLMSSKGSVLRCDVTGKILMKCFLSGMPDLKLGLNDKIGLEKEAQLKSRPTKSGKTIELDDVTFHQCVNLTRFNSEKTVSFVPPDGEFELMKYRITEGVNLPFRVLPTIKELGRTRMEINVKVKSVFGAKMFALGVVVKVPVPKQTAKTSFQTTSGKAKYNASIDSLVWKIRKFPGQTEATMSAEVELISTMGEKKSWNRPPIQMEFQVPMFTASGLRVRFLKVWEKSGYNTVEWVRYITRAGSYEIRC; encoded by the exons AtgccggtggcggcgtcggcCATCTACTTCCTCAACCTCCGTGGGGACGTCCTCATCAACCGCCTCTACCGCGACGATGTCGG GGGAAATATGGTTGATGCGTTCAGGATGCATATTATGCAAACAAAAGAACTTGGCACATGTCCTGTTCGGCAAATAGGAGGCTGTTCCTTCCTTTACATGAGGATCAGTAATGTTTATATTGTGATTGTGGTTAGCAGCAATGCTAATGTTGCTTGTGCTTTCAAGTTTGTAGTCGAG GCAGTGGCTCTCTTTAAGTCCTACTTTGGTGGAGCTTTTGATGAAGATGCCATAAGGAATAACTTTGTTTTAATATACGAActtcttgatg AGATTATGGATTTTGGTTATCCTCAAAATCTGTCACCTGAAATCTTGAAGCTGTATATAACTCAAGAAGGTGTCCGGTCACCATTTTCCTCAAAG GCCTCAGACAAGCCTGTTCCAAATGCGACCCTTCAAGTCACTGGTGCTGTTGGTTGGAGAAGAGAGGGTCTTATGTACAAGAAGAATGAG GTTTTCTTGGACATAGTTGAGAGTGTAAACCTTCTCATGTCTTCGAAAG GGAGTGTTCTGCGATGTGATGTGACAGGAAAGATTCTTATGAAGTGCTTCCTTTCTGGAATGCCTGATCTGAAGCTGGGATTAAATGACAAGATTGGGCTTGAAAAGGAAGCCCAACTGAAGTCCAGGCCTACAAAAAG TGGAAAGACCATAGAACTTGATGATGTCACGTTCCATCAGTGTGTCAACTTAACAAGATTTAACTCAGAAAAGACAGTCAGCTTTGTGCCACCAGATGGTGAATTTGAATTGATGAA GTACCGAATCACAGAGGGTGTAAACCTTCCATTCCGTGTTCTTCCGACAATTAAGGAATTGGGTCGAACGCGGATGGAGATTAATGTGAAA GTCAAGAGTGTTTTTGGTGCTAAGATGTTCGCACTAGGTGTCGTTGTCAAAGTACCAGTTCCAAAGCAGACAGCGAAGACTAGCTTCCAAACAACATCAGGCAAAGCGAAATACAATGCTTCGATTGATTCACTGGTGTGGAA GATCAGGAAATTCCCTGGACAGACTGAGGCAACTATGAGTGCAGAGGTTGAGTTGATCTCTACCATGGGTGAAAAGAAGTCATGGAACAGACCACCTATTCAGATGGAATTCCAG GTTCCAATGTTCACTGCTTCTGGTCTACGTGTTCGGTTCCTTAAG GTCTGGGAGAAGAGCGGTTACAACACTGTTGAGTGGGTTCGCTACATCACGAGAGCAGGATCATACGAGATAAGGTGTTAG